One genomic segment of Luteimonas galliterrae includes these proteins:
- a CDS encoding adenosylcobalamin-dependent ribonucleoside-diphosphate reductase: protein MSTVRLEAVQPGSDDREIPMQPASQDIWDKKYRLKTKQGVALDADIDGTYQRVAKALAEAEPTAEKRKYWGERFVWALRRGAIPAGRITSNAGALEHKPATSTINCTVSGTIEDSMDGILDKVHEAGLTLKAGCGIGYEFSTLRPRGAYVSGAGAYTSGPMSFMDIYDKMCFTVSSAGGRRGAQMGTFDVSHPDVRDFIRAKREDGRLRQFNLSLLITDGFMEAVKHDGDWPLVFPINHKEAADLDINDAEQVVWREWPTKGAYVSRDDGLVACRIYGHLKARHLWDMIMVSTYDYAEPGFILIDRVNEMNNNWWCENIRATNPCGEQPLPPYGACLLGSVNLTKFVRNPFTDQASFDWEEYKEVVRVFTRMLDNVVEVNGLPLQQQRDEILRKRRHGMGFLGLGSTVTMLKMKYGSKDSCEFTERIAREMAVAGWEMGLALAQEKGPAPIMEERFAVTAAMLRQRPEMAADGWKIGQEIPGKVLHARYSRYMQQVATVAPELVEQLAESGARFTHHSSIAPTGTISLSLANNASNGIEPSFAHHYSRNVIREGKKSKEKVDVYSYELLAYRELVNAKAMPFAEDAEGKLPDYFISADDITPKEHVDVQAAAQKWVDSSISKTANVPTDYPYEDFKDIYRYAHEQGLKGCTTFRFNPAAFQGVLVKEADLENTLYRFELEDGSVLEVKGNEQIEYDGEMHTAANLFDALKEGYYGKF, encoded by the coding sequence ATGAGCACAGTGCGCCTTGAGGCGGTCCAGCCCGGCAGCGACGACAGGGAAATCCCGATGCAGCCGGCTTCCCAGGACATCTGGGACAAGAAATACCGGCTTAAGACCAAGCAGGGCGTGGCCCTGGACGCGGATATCGACGGCACCTACCAGCGCGTGGCCAAGGCCCTGGCCGAGGCCGAGCCGACCGCCGAGAAGCGCAAATACTGGGGCGAGCGTTTCGTCTGGGCGCTGCGCCGCGGGGCCATCCCCGCCGGCCGCATCACCAGCAACGCCGGCGCCCTGGAGCACAAGCCGGCCACGTCCACGATCAACTGCACCGTGTCGGGCACCATCGAGGATTCGATGGACGGCATCCTGGACAAGGTCCACGAAGCCGGCCTTACCCTGAAAGCCGGTTGCGGCATCGGCTACGAATTCTCCACGCTGCGCCCGCGCGGCGCGTACGTGTCCGGCGCCGGCGCGTACACGTCCGGCCCGATGTCGTTCATGGATATCTACGACAAGATGTGCTTCACCGTCTCCTCCGCCGGCGGCCGCCGCGGCGCGCAGATGGGCACGTTCGATGTGAGCCACCCCGACGTGCGCGACTTCATCCGCGCCAAGCGCGAAGACGGCCGCCTGCGCCAGTTCAACCTGTCGCTGCTGATCACCGACGGCTTCATGGAAGCGGTGAAGCACGACGGCGACTGGCCGCTGGTGTTCCCGATCAACCACAAGGAAGCCGCCGACCTCGACATCAACGATGCCGAGCAGGTCGTCTGGCGCGAATGGCCCACCAAGGGCGCTTATGTGAGCCGCGACGACGGCCTGGTCGCCTGCCGCATCTACGGCCACCTGAAGGCGCGCCACCTGTGGGACATGATCATGGTCTCGACGTACGACTACGCCGAGCCGGGCTTCATCCTGATCGACCGCGTCAACGAAATGAACAACAACTGGTGGTGCGAAAACATCCGCGCCACCAACCCCTGCGGCGAACAGCCGCTGCCGCCGTACGGCGCCTGCCTGTTGGGCTCGGTCAACCTGACCAAGTTCGTGCGCAACCCGTTCACCGACCAGGCCTCCTTCGATTGGGAGGAATACAAGGAAGTCGTGCGCGTGTTCACCCGCATGCTCGACAACGTGGTCGAAGTGAACGGCCTGCCGTTGCAGCAGCAGCGCGACGAGATCCTGCGCAAGCGCCGCCACGGCATGGGCTTCCTGGGCCTGGGCAGCACCGTGACCATGCTCAAGATGAAGTACGGCTCGAAAGATTCGTGCGAATTCACCGAGCGCATCGCCCGCGAAATGGCCGTGGCCGGCTGGGAAATGGGCCTGGCTTTGGCGCAGGAAAAAGGCCCCGCGCCGATCATGGAAGAGCGTTTTGCCGTGACCGCCGCCATGCTGCGCCAGCGCCCGGAAATGGCCGCCGACGGCTGGAAGATCGGCCAGGAGATTCCCGGCAAGGTGCTGCACGCCCGCTACTCGCGCTACATGCAGCAGGTGGCCACGGTCGCGCCCGAACTGGTCGAGCAGCTGGCCGAAAGCGGCGCGCGCTTCACCCACCACAGCTCGATCGCGCCCACCGGCACCATCAGCCTGTCGCTGGCCAACAACGCCAGCAACGGCATCGAACCCAGCTTCGCGCACCATTACAGCCGCAACGTGATCCGCGAAGGCAAGAAGTCCAAGGAAAAGGTCGACGTCTACAGCTACGAGCTGCTGGCCTACCGCGAACTGGTCAACGCCAAGGCGATGCCGTTCGCCGAGGACGCCGAAGGCAAGCTGCCCGACTACTTCATCTCCGCCGACGACATCACGCCCAAGGAACACGTGGACGTGCAGGCCGCCGCCCAGAAGTGGGTGGACTCCTCGATCAGCAAGACCGCCAACGTCCCCACCGACTACCCGTACGAAGATTTCAAGGACATCTACCGCTACGCCCACGAGCAGGGCCTGAAGGGCTGCACCACGTTCCGCTTCAACCCCGCCGCCTTCCAGGGCGTGCTGGTGAAGGAAGCGGACCTTGAAAACACCCTGTACCGCTTCGAGCTGGAAGACGGCAGCGTCCTGGAAGTGAAGGGCAACGAACAGATCGAATATGACGGCGAAATGCACACCGCCGCCAACCTCTTCGACGCCCTGAAAGAAGGCTACTACGGCAAGTTCTAA
- a CDS encoding VOC family protein, which yields MLEKIVYATVFVSDQDRALDFYTNVLGFKKRAENPTADSSTPDSPRFLAVGVKDQDFLLVLWPGTPGQGHPVQGRIPAAYTIETPDCRDAFEALKSRGVKFETGVLEYPWGYVAVFQDPDGNRLQLRQGR from the coding sequence ATGCTGGAAAAAATCGTATACGCCACCGTGTTCGTCAGCGACCAGGACAGAGCCCTGGACTTCTACACGAACGTCCTCGGCTTCAAGAAGCGCGCGGAAAACCCGACAGCAGACAGTTCGACACCCGACAGCCCGCGGTTCCTGGCTGTCGGCGTGAAGGATCAGGACTTCCTGCTGGTGCTCTGGCCAGGAACGCCCGGACAGGGCCATCCGGTACAAGGCCGCATTCCGGCGGCGTACACCATCGAGACGCCGGATTGCCGGGACGCGTTCGAGGCGCTGAAGTCGCGCGGCGTGAAGTTCGAGACGGGAGTGCTCGAGTATCCATGGGGCTACGTTGCGGTATTCCAGGATCCCGACGGCAATCGGCTGCAACTGCGGCAAGGCCGCTAA
- a CDS encoding sigma-70 family RNA polymerase sigma factor, with protein MDERKWLGERFEEQRPRLQAVAYRMLGSLSEAEDAVQEAWLRLSGATYEEVDDLGAWLTTVVARISLNMLRSRKIRGETRLPDLIIDRADGTSPEHGVLLADGIGLALLVVLETLAPAERVAFVLHDIFGVPFEEIAPIVERTPAAARQLASRARRRLQARNPPPDADMQVQRSLVDAFVAAAQDGDFRRLVAILDPEVLLRADVASIEVRGAEQVASQAQTFSRLGLLRRPVLVNGAAGLVCMLEGKLFSVMAFTVSGGKITEIDIVRDPKRLSQLDLTALDG; from the coding sequence ATGGATGAGCGCAAATGGCTGGGGGAACGGTTCGAGGAGCAGCGGCCCCGTCTGCAGGCCGTCGCGTATCGCATGCTTGGCTCGCTGAGCGAGGCCGAAGATGCTGTTCAGGAAGCTTGGCTCCGGCTTAGCGGAGCAACCTACGAAGAGGTCGACGACCTTGGCGCGTGGTTGACGACCGTCGTCGCGCGCATCTCGCTGAACATGCTCCGTTCACGCAAAATACGGGGCGAGACTCGCCTGCCCGATCTGATCATCGACCGCGCCGATGGAACGAGCCCGGAACACGGCGTGCTGCTGGCGGACGGGATCGGCCTCGCATTGCTCGTGGTGCTCGAGACGCTTGCGCCGGCCGAACGCGTCGCGTTCGTGCTGCACGACATCTTCGGCGTGCCCTTCGAGGAGATCGCCCCCATCGTCGAGCGCACCCCCGCTGCGGCTCGCCAACTCGCCAGCCGCGCACGCCGCCGCCTTCAGGCGCGGAACCCTCCTCCTGATGCCGACATGCAGGTTCAACGAAGCCTTGTCGACGCCTTTGTCGCAGCTGCGCAAGACGGCGACTTCCGCAGGCTAGTCGCTATCCTCGACCCCGAGGTGCTCCTTCGAGCCGACGTGGCCTCCATCGAGGTCCGCGGTGCGGAGCAGGTGGCTAGCCAAGCGCAGACTTTCTCGCGCCTCGGCCTGCTCAGGCGCCCGGTGCTCGTCAATGGCGCCGCGGGGCTTGTCTGCATGCTCGAAGGAAAACTGTTCTCGGTCATGGCCTTTACGGTCAGTGGCGGGAAGATCACCGAGATCGACATCGTGCGCGACCCGAAGCGGCTCAGCCAACTCGATCTGACCGCCCTCGACGGTTAG
- a CDS encoding DUF1579 domain-containing protein, giving the protein MDWGGSLVRIRRMPHSAAAYLGQRKCGPNQKGFGPERGFRLRACRDRLPPRPSKGQHMNAFSLSPDGKLAITASETSSKNDFDYLVGNWNIRNRTLKEPLAGSDEWDEFDATQEFRLILLGLGNFDIFHAEFDGKPFEGLTVRLFDPQTRLWTIYWADSDAVKLDDGKVGSFDGDIGEFFGREVVAGKDAIVKFHWDKRNPKAPIYSRAFSADEGRTWEWNWYSKFSPR; this is encoded by the coding sequence GTGGACTGGGGCGGCAGCCTGGTGCGGATTCGCCGCATGCCGCATTCGGCGGCGGCGTATTTGGGCCAGCGGAAATGTGGCCCGAACCAAAAAGGCTTCGGCCCGGAACGCGGGTTCCGCTTGCGCGCTTGCAGGGATAGACTGCCGCCACGTCCGTCAAAAGGACAGCACATGAATGCGTTCTCTCTTTCGCCTGACGGGAAGCTTGCGATAACGGCCAGCGAGACTTCGTCAAAAAACGATTTCGATTATCTGGTGGGCAACTGGAACATCAGAAATCGTACGTTGAAAGAACCACTGGCCGGCAGCGACGAGTGGGACGAATTCGACGCGACCCAGGAGTTCCGCCTGATCTTGCTGGGCCTGGGCAATTTCGACATTTTCCATGCGGAGTTCGACGGAAAGCCATTCGAAGGCCTCACGGTGCGTTTGTTCGACCCGCAGACGCGCCTGTGGACGATCTATTGGGCCGACAGCGACGCAGTGAAGCTCGACGATGGAAAGGTAGGTTCGTTCGATGGCGATATAGGCGAATTCTTCGGCCGTGAGGTTGTCGCCGGCAAGGACGCCATCGTGAAATTCCACTGGGATAAGCGCAACCCGAAAGCTCCGATTTATAGCCGTGCGTTTTCCGCCGATGAAGGCCGAACGTGGGAATGGAATTGGTACTCGAAATTTTCGCCACGGTGA
- a CDS encoding NrdJb, translated as MAVKIDKKIKGYAVVTPEDKAKEAAQAASVSRAAAEADLPTADVIQMHERIERPEVLIGSTYKIKSPLVEHAMYVTINDIVLNAGTEHELRRPFEIFVNSKSMEHFQWIVALTRIMSAVFRKGGDVTFLVDEMKAVFDPKGGYFKAGGVYMPSLVAELGAIVEDHLKSIGMIHDPEMSPAQRALIAEKRHAYEQRSKKNNEISPTVGGTLADPAERESNEDIAVTGDGASFPPSATLCHKCSAKALVIMDGCATCLNCGYSKCG; from the coding sequence ATGGCCGTCAAAATCGACAAGAAAATCAAGGGTTACGCCGTCGTCACGCCGGAAGACAAAGCCAAGGAAGCCGCCCAGGCCGCCTCGGTCTCCCGCGCCGCCGCCGAGGCCGACCTGCCCACGGCCGACGTGATCCAGATGCACGAGCGCATCGAGCGCCCCGAAGTGCTGATCGGCAGCACCTACAAGATCAAATCCCCGCTGGTGGAACACGCCATGTACGTGACCATCAACGACATCGTGCTCAACGCCGGCACCGAGCACGAACTGCGCCGCCCGTTCGAGATCTTCGTCAACAGCAAGTCGATGGAACACTTCCAGTGGATCGTCGCGCTGACCCGCATCATGTCCGCGGTCTTCCGCAAGGGCGGCGACGTGACCTTCCTGGTCGACGAAATGAAAGCCGTGTTCGACCCCAAAGGCGGTTACTTCAAAGCCGGCGGCGTCTACATGCCCTCGCTGGTGGCCGAACTGGGCGCGATCGTCGAAGACCACCTGAAGTCGATCGGCATGATCCACGACCCCGAGATGAGCCCCGCCCAGCGCGCCCTCATCGCCGAAAAGCGCCACGCCTACGAGCAGCGCTCAAAAAAAAACAATGAAATAAGCCCCACCGTCGGCGGCACCCTGGCCGACCCGGCCGAGCGCGAAAGCAACGAAGACATCGCAGTGACCGGCGACGGCGCGTCCTTCCCGCCGTCGGCGACGCTTTGCCATAAGTGCAGCGCGAAGGCGCTGGTGATTATGGATGGGTGTGCTACTTGTTTGAATTGTGGTTATTCAAAGTGCGGATAA
- a CDS encoding helix-turn-helix domain-containing protein has translation MQRLGKVLRARREAAGYSQEGFADAIGMHRTYYSAIERGEKNLQLDTLQRVCDGLSAPMWEVLKDADA, from the coding sequence ATGCAGCGCCTGGGAAAGGTCCTCAGGGCGCGCCGGGAAGCCGCCGGCTACAGCCAAGAAGGCTTCGCCGATGCGATCGGCATGCACCGGACCTACTACAGCGCCATCGAACGCGGCGAAAAGAATTTGCAGCTCGATACGCTGCAACGCGTGTGCGACGGCTTGTCGGCGCCTATGTGGGAAGTGCTGAAGGACGCCGATGCTTGA
- a CDS encoding REP-associated tyrosine transposase, with translation MVRYRRNRECNGTYFFTVTLRDRRSSLLVERFCDLQEAWKAAGRRIPHDVVAAVVLPDHLHAVIAMRDGRDDYSRLWQDIKKGFTLRTRARRTTQSPWQSRFWEHTIRDETDLRAHVDYVHFNPVKHGHVEWASDWPLSSFHRYVRDGLLPRDWGDAGP, from the coding sequence ATGGTGCGATATCGGCGCAACCGCGAGTGCAACGGGACTTACTTCTTTACGGTGACGCTGCGCGACCGGCGGAGCAGTCTGCTGGTGGAGCGCTTCTGCGACCTGCAAGAGGCTTGGAAAGCCGCTGGTCGACGGATTCCGCACGATGTCGTTGCCGCCGTCGTGCTTCCCGACCATCTGCACGCCGTCATCGCCATGCGCGACGGGCGAGACGACTACTCCCGCCTATGGCAGGACATCAAGAAGGGCTTCACTCTGCGCACCAGGGCACGGCGCACTACGCAATCGCCCTGGCAATCGCGGTTCTGGGAACATACGATCCGCGACGAAACCGATCTGCGCGCGCATGTGGATTACGTGCATTTCAATCCGGTCAAGCATGGCCATGTCGAATGGGCGTCCGATTGGCCGCTATCTTCGTTTCATCGTTATGTGAGGGATGGTTTGCTTCCGCGGGATTGGGGCGACGCGGGACCTTGA
- a CDS encoding class I SAM-dependent methyltransferase, with protein sequence MKVPETALPDERPNTGARPVDYDAELRLHNRAFRHACAILARERVLDIGCGAGQTTRDAARAASAGSAMGIDTSSSMIARARELAAAEDVRNVRFELGDAQTHSFPPQGFDVAISRFGTMFFADPIAAFRNIRGALADDGRLIMMVWQALEANEWSLAIQGDRPQSSAAFSLADPSLAKKILDAAGFADATFQDVHEPVYYGDSVEAALAWIGQFQATREALRSLDAAAVERERTRLREAVAQHHRDDGVWFDSRAWIISARCR encoded by the coding sequence ATGAAGGTTCCCGAAACGGCTTTGCCTGACGAGCGGCCGAATACCGGCGCCCGTCCCGTGGATTACGACGCGGAGCTCCGATTGCACAACCGCGCGTTCCGTCATGCGTGCGCCATTCTTGCCCGCGAGCGCGTGCTGGACATCGGGTGCGGGGCCGGACAGACCACCCGCGACGCCGCACGCGCCGCGTCGGCGGGCAGCGCGATGGGGATCGACACCTCATCGTCGATGATCGCTCGCGCGCGCGAGCTCGCGGCAGCCGAAGATGTGCGAAACGTCCGCTTCGAGCTTGGCGACGCACAAACGCATTCGTTCCCGCCGCAAGGTTTCGACGTCGCGATCAGTCGGTTCGGCACCATGTTCTTCGCCGATCCCATCGCCGCGTTCCGCAACATCCGCGGCGCGCTCGCGGACGACGGCCGTCTGATCATGATGGTTTGGCAAGCGCTCGAGGCGAACGAATGGTCGCTGGCGATTCAGGGAGATCGCCCGCAGTCTTCGGCCGCGTTCTCGCTTGCCGATCCTTCCCTTGCAAAAAAGATCCTCGACGCGGCCGGCTTCGCGGATGCGACGTTCCAGGACGTGCACGAGCCGGTGTATTACGGCGACAGCGTCGAGGCCGCATTGGCGTGGATCGGGCAATTCCAGGCCACGCGGGAGGCCTTGCGATCGCTGGATGCCGCAGCCGTCGAGCGCGAGCGGACGCGGCTGCGCGAAGCCGTCGCGCAACACCATCGCGATGATGGCGTGTGGTTCGATTCGCGGGCCTGGATCATCAGCGCCCGTTGCCGGTGA
- a CDS encoding glutathione S-transferase family protein: protein MTPTITAFESSPDRGKGLARDMRVRWALEEAGQPYDVRLVSFEAMKKPAHLALQPFGQIPTYEEGDLVLFETGAIVLHIAESHASLLPEDANGRARAIAWMFAALNTIEPPIVEHTTAMLFEKKEAWYEQRRPMLEDRIRKRFAALSDRLGDADWLEGGFSAGDLMMVGVMTRAKSSGLVDEYPNLAAYVARGEARPAYRRAFAAQLAVFTGATQAG from the coding sequence ATGACCCCCACCATCACCGCCTTCGAAAGTTCGCCGGACCGCGGCAAAGGCCTCGCGCGCGACATGCGCGTTCGCTGGGCGCTCGAAGAAGCGGGCCAGCCTTACGACGTGCGCTTGGTTTCGTTCGAGGCGATGAAAAAGCCCGCGCATCTGGCGCTTCAGCCGTTCGGACAGATTCCGACGTACGAAGAGGGCGACCTGGTCCTGTTCGAAACGGGCGCGATCGTGCTCCACATCGCCGAAAGCCATGCGAGCTTGCTGCCGGAAGATGCGAACGGACGCGCGCGCGCGATCGCGTGGATGTTCGCCGCGCTGAACACGATCGAGCCGCCGATCGTCGAACACACGACCGCCATGCTGTTCGAGAAGAAGGAGGCGTGGTACGAGCAGCGCCGGCCGATGCTCGAGGACCGCATCCGCAAGCGGTTCGCCGCGCTTTCGGATCGCCTGGGCGATGCCGATTGGCTCGAAGGCGGCTTCAGCGCCGGCGATCTCATGATGGTGGGGGTGATGACCAGGGCGAAGAGCTCGGGATTAGTGGACGAATATCCGAACCTCGCCGCCTACGTCGCCCGCGGCGAAGCCCGGCCCGCGTACCGGCGCGCTTTCGCGGCGCAGCTGGCGGTGTTTACCGGGGCTACGCAAGCCGGGTAG
- a CDS encoding alpha/beta fold hydrolase: MGAEMKRRDFLWTCATAAGAATLAACHSMRGGREEPARLDAAAFHASRRFVPTRFGRIAYVERGSGQAALFLHGFPLNGFQWRGALERLSPYRRCLAPDFIGLGYTDAPDQQDFSPQAQTDMLVALLDALSIPSVELIANDSGGTIAQLFVAQHPARVRTLLLTNCDVHENSPPAQMRNSIATARSGQYDQKMARHLEDRVYARSPKGIGGSAYVDPANFTDEAIEVYFTPLVSSPLRRMQLNRHLAAYEPNPLLAIEPALRRCAAPTRMVWGTADPLFPVVWAEWLHRTLPESRGVRLVEGGKLFWPEERPDLLADEARALWGV, translated from the coding sequence GTGGGGGCCGAGATGAAGCGTAGGGATTTCCTGTGGACGTGCGCCACGGCCGCCGGTGCGGCGACACTCGCGGCCTGCCATTCGATGCGCGGCGGACGGGAGGAACCGGCGAGGCTGGATGCCGCGGCCTTTCATGCGTCGCGGCGATTCGTTCCGACGCGGTTCGGGCGTATCGCGTACGTGGAGCGCGGGAGCGGCCAGGCCGCGCTCTTCCTGCACGGCTTTCCGCTGAACGGATTCCAATGGCGGGGCGCGCTCGAACGGCTGTCGCCTTACCGGCGGTGCCTCGCGCCGGATTTCATCGGGCTGGGCTACACCGACGCGCCCGACCAGCAGGACTTCTCCCCGCAGGCGCAGACCGACATGCTCGTCGCGCTGCTCGACGCGCTCTCGATTCCCTCCGTCGAGCTCATCGCCAACGACAGCGGCGGGACGATCGCGCAGCTCTTCGTCGCGCAGCACCCGGCCCGGGTCCGCACGCTGCTGCTCACCAACTGCGACGTGCACGAGAACAGCCCGCCCGCGCAGATGCGCAACTCGATAGCGACGGCGCGGTCCGGGCAGTACGATCAGAAAATGGCGCGCCATCTGGAGGATCGCGTGTACGCGCGTTCGCCCAAAGGCATCGGCGGATCGGCCTACGTCGATCCGGCCAATTTCACCGACGAGGCGATCGAGGTCTACTTCACTCCGCTGGTGTCGTCGCCGCTGCGAAGGATGCAGCTGAATCGCCATTTGGCGGCCTACGAGCCGAATCCGCTCCTGGCCATCGAGCCGGCGCTGCGCCGTTGCGCCGCGCCGACCCGCATGGTGTGGGGTACCGCCGACCCGCTCTTCCCGGTGGTGTGGGCCGAATGGCTCCATCGGACGCTTCCCGAATCCCGCGGCGTGCGTCTCGTCGAAGGGGGAAAGCTGTTCTGGCCGGAGGAGAGGCCCGACCTGCTCGCCGACGAGGCGCGGGCGCTCTGGGGCGTTTAG
- a CDS encoding DUF2306 domain-containing protein — MAWAIVWLALGMVSIHFLLTVYGKYGHPDPDAYTMFWTRRGWLWTHLAGGALTVVLGPLQFLTRWPRAYPRLHRWTGRIYMVGMLIACTGATGLIATSPAPFEIRSAFAATALAWLTTALIALIAIRRGRVRPHRRWMIRNYLVTLSPITFRILLQAQIAMGLAPSPAMVATLLWLSWLLPLLVYEGGYRIVDLVRAATAQRASVATPISPRTDAGSA, encoded by the coding sequence ATGGCCTGGGCCATCGTGTGGCTCGCCCTCGGGATGGTCAGCATCCACTTCCTGCTGACCGTTTACGGCAAGTACGGCCATCCGGATCCGGACGCGTACACCATGTTCTGGACGCGACGCGGCTGGCTGTGGACCCACCTTGCCGGCGGTGCGCTGACCGTAGTCCTGGGGCCGCTTCAATTCCTGACCCGTTGGCCGCGGGCCTATCCGCGCCTGCATCGCTGGACGGGCAGGATCTACATGGTCGGCATGCTGATCGCCTGCACGGGCGCGACCGGACTGATCGCCACGTCCCCGGCTCCCTTCGAAATCCGCTCGGCGTTCGCCGCCACCGCGCTGGCGTGGTTGACGACGGCCTTGATCGCGCTGATCGCGATACGTCGCGGCCGAGTGCGGCCGCACCGGCGCTGGATGATCCGCAACTATCTCGTGACACTTTCCCCGATCACCTTCCGGATACTCCTTCAAGCCCAGATCGCGATGGGGCTGGCGCCGTCGCCGGCGATGGTCGCCACGTTGCTCTGGCTGAGCTGGCTGCTTCCGCTGCTCGTCTATGAAGGGGGCTATCGCATCGTCGATCTGGTGCGTGCGGCGACCGCGCAGCGAGCAAGCGTGGCGACGCCCATCTCGCCGCGCACCGACGCAGGATCCGCTTAA